In the Epinephelus fuscoguttatus linkage group LG10, E.fuscoguttatus.final_Chr_v1 genome, TTCTCATTGGCTGTCATAGATGCAGAGTACCTGTTGGTAGGGCGAATTGAAAATACAGAGTTAGTGATGTAAGAAAAAACTTGATAAGTCCACCAAGGAGGATGACTAAAAGGTGAACTAATGCTGCATTAAAAGGTCAGTctgtaggattcagggggatatatctgcagaaatggaatataatataataagtgtgttttctttagtgtataatcacctgaaaataagaattgttgtgtttttgtttggctctgacacaccaagccaacaggTGGCTGTCCATCATTGTCGGGCCATTGGTGACAATCCATGACCCAAGTTTTTGCGGTGTGCAGTGTGGAGCCTGTGGGTGAATTAAATCGCTCTGAGTGTCATTTCTGCTCAGCACATGAGAAgagaggaaagtaaacaaaaatcaAGAGGAAGTGAGACTGAAAGAAACTTGTTCCATAAGGTTTTTCTCTTTAGCAGAAgcatttcctgatggtttgtgtcattgttcactggcgcacagCAAATTCAACAATGgactgtgttgttaatgtgctaactggctaactagtgttAAGACgggaacagcccattggttcgacagcccattggttcgacatcccattggtccgaccatattaaacccattgttccgaagtccgttctgaaatcatcatgatgccctgtggttaaggtctggttaggtttaggcacaaaaaccacttggttagggtcaggaaaagatcatggtgtgggttaaaatgaaaaagaaagtgacaaacacataagctgtgagcctgctccgcctcaagccggtcgcggcgcaccatacgcccgctgcgagccgttcagcaccgcggacagtcggactaatgggatgtcgaaccaatgacatggacccgttaAGAcagtcttcctgtttccctttttgaacaACGGTTAAAGACGACTGCCGTCTGCTAATGGTGAgatttatttcctctcatgcaggtgcagaacatacgTGCTGACGTTCACGTGCAACTTTCTAGCCAGGATACAGGTGACGTGAGGCAACAGAACGGTTGGCTTCCGTTACTGCTAGCTCTTTGACGTCGGTTTattgtgtctgggcctttaagatgagctgtttatatctacatagagagtCAGCCCTTGTCTGAGAACGCCacgttgcaccaccatgttgctacagtagcccagaacagacaaaccaaacactgactatAGGGACATTCACATTGTCAcgtcggccactgtagttagcagccgcACAAATATGGTCACGGctagctccaaaaaaccaagatggcaacagcttAAGTGCcaggctttaaaacaggagtcactgattatttttagttttacacGATGTTGCTACCTGTTGCAAAATCACTAAAATATTTATGCACCTGTCTTGTTATGAGGgttaatgttaataaatgtattaactAATCTAGGCCACTCTATGGACAGCAACAAACTGTTTTGAAACCTCATACCGTATTGCAAATTATATGTGACCAAAAATTGACATATGTGACTTAATAAAAGtttctgtatgtttctgtgtatatGACGTCAAAACTGTTAGCTCATGTACCAGAATTTTCGCTGACTTTCCGAGTTGTTGTTCTGACGTGGGGCTTTCATGCAAATTTCCCAAGTAGAGAACTAATTTTTCCAATTAATTCAagaccacatgaatgcaacataGTTCGCTCAAGACCATCGAttccaaaagccacctttcatgtcagtgtgacattttgtaaCACAGCCAGACAGCACCTGTTGCCGCAGCATGACACGTAGAAAGGAGGCGTCAGGAGGAGGCGGCCTTCTGAATTAGGAAAACATGattaagtatgtaaatatatgtCTTCTGTTCAAAATTATACATGGCTTagatcctcctcctctctgatctTTTGTTAAGATTAGAACAAGTACAAATCAAATCACAAGGGGGGTCTCAAGAGGGGACTGTGTTGTTCCACTAAAGAAAAGCTCCTTTAGTCAGTCAGCGTTTTCTGTTAAAGCCTCCCAAGAGTGGAACAACATCCCAACACATATTATGGATATCGGGACATATGTGATATTTAAATCTCATTTAaaactatggggtgccgtttgtaaagtgtctcacgctgaaaataacatcaacattttgccacatttagcttcaaacaatgtttaaaaaagtattgtgatttttttaacgtcaccttttaccacatttacagcaatatttgttaacttagaaatatattaaatagttaaatctaaatattaaatgtggcacctaaatgttaaatgttaaatctaaatattaaatctaaatctaaatgctaaatctaaatctaaatctaaatattaaatctaaatctaaatgctaaatcctaaatctaaatattaaatctaaatctaaatctaaatgttaaatctaaatgctaaatataaatataaatataaatgttaaatctaaatattaaatctaaatctaaatgttaaatctaaatgttttgggtgaaactaaatatttagctaatatgcaaattcacactgccggtcaccggaagtaccaaaataaaagctcgagatggtcagactgtgtttatagaaacaaataacgaattaaaaccaacttatcggtggaaatggacacttgaacacacattagcgtgataataactacctaaaataacaagaaacgtgtttggagaaattttatttgacgtgtactttgagttgttagtgtcccttcggagggattaacaacctaagctaagctaacaaccgtcagttcttagcccgtTAGCAGGGTCTGTAATgcctcattaactcttaaacggtccgtgacaaaaatatatttttccagcggatgtcttagttacaacatgattgagctagcaaagcagttttgtgttgctatgtgtggtatttattcagttttgggaaatcacgatgtctagaaagcaccagtggccgcagcagcagcaaagctatcaggacgtcatctgttaaatgtctcccattgtcggatacgacattaaattctccagttagctcaatcatgttgtaactaagacatccgctggaaaaaatattttcttcacggaccgtttagagttagtgagtcattacagacgctaacggggctaacagctaacagttagccccgctaatctacgataaccatgttattaatttcagcccgtgatagtaatgtttgttcagtcatagtgtttataggctttacaaacaccagagtagtctaaacggtgatacagtgacgtgaaaaacgtgagatgtgcatatatatatgttgctaaactccgctggttttctacccggaagtatttgtaaacaacaaggtgattccctcagaagggacactaacagctcaaagtacacatcaaataaaatttctccaaacacgtttcttgttattttaggtagttattatcacgctaatgtatgttcaagtgtccatttcccccgataagttggttttaattcgttatttgattctataaacagtctgaccatctcgagcttttattttggtacttccggtgaccggcagtgtgaatttgcatattagctaaatatttagtttcacccaaaacatttagattgaacatttagatttagatttagatttaatatttagatttagatttagcatttagatttagatttaatatttagatttaacatttaacatttaggtgccacatttaatatttagatttaactatttaatatatttctaagttaacaaatattgctgtaaatgtggtaaaaggtgacgttaaaaaaatcacaatacttttttaaacattgtttgaagctaaatgtggcaaaatgttgatgttattttcagcgtgagacactttacaaacggcaccccatataaAACAGTGGCTAATTAGTAACCAAATTTGTCAGCATTGAAAATTCTGTCAGCTGCTGCCACCTTGTTAATATCAGATGGTTATTTGGTCCCTATGTCATGTTCTATGTATGGCTTGTCCAATGTGAAATATCTTTCATGTTGTACCCTGTTCGTGCATAAGTGTTGTTTTGTATGCACTCTGGGCTAGTCACTCCGGTTCTGACTGATGTCTAACCAGCATGCTGCGTGGAGGGTTGGCTTGCTTATGTCTTAACTACGTATTGTCTTGCATacatgtttttaactgctttctTTCTTGCATGTTTATTTGCTTGCTGTGAAGGTCGTATTGTCCCTTGTGTTCTGTATTAATTGTAAGGCTGTCTTATGTTGTCTTGTTGTCAATTGTATATTAATTTTAGCAATGTCATTATTACTTGTTGTTCACACACTAATCAATTTTAATTAGCTGTAGTTTATTGATCAGTGCTTTAAGATAAGACCGAGGTTTGTTCCCTCGACATAGttctactttgttttatttcagggAGCCTTTGTAACACCTGGCCAGGGACAACGgatgaaaattagcctttgGCTAAATCTGGCATATTTACAGAAATGTCTAATATGCTCTGTCccttcaaataaacaaataaataaataaataaaaattaagtaGCTAGACGATATGATACGCCACTGGTTGTttgtcagtttgaaacactgccGCTAATGACATAATATAAGAAGCTGCAAACACCGTATGGGGGGGCGGATGGGGTGGGAAGggaagtggatgggtccaacaaaccctggactttaaCATGCGAGGCTGCTGTTCGCTTcccgtatgaatgtagagccaaaccatgatgttttttttctaaaactcACCATGTTTTGTTACACGGCGAAAATTGACATCCTGGAACATCAACAATAAGCGCAGGAGGATACCGAGCATGAAATATGTAGACGTGAGTGCCACTGACCAAACGGCGATATGTGATAAGTTGGGGTGAGAACAGTTTGGCTCCTTGCAAAACAACAGTTGTGATTTGACTGATTTGTTGTACTTCACTGAACTTGTGCTAATAATTGGTGCACAGTGCACATTCAAATACAAGGCAATGATCTCCACCTGGTGTTAACTTGATCAGTATCTTGACATGTTATCTGGATAGCCACATCTGATCCTTGGGACATCTTGCATATATTTGCCATGTTGTGcgatgtgtgtgttcatgctcttcttctgtttctttgtttcatttttagctGATCCAAAATGAGCCAGTCCACGAATGAGTCAGCACCTGAGATTGAAACGTGGTCCAAAGAGGACATCCACCACTGGCTAATGACAGAGGTCAAAGTTCCTCAGAGTTGCGCAGACATATTCATTAAGGAGGAAGTGTCTGGAGAAGAACTCGTTGACTATGAGAAGCAAAATATTTTAGACTTAGGAATAAAACATGGCCCTGCTGTCAAAATCACATCCTATCTAAAAAGTCTTAAAGAAGGAACACAACATAAGTCACAGTTCCCAGCTGATGTGGAAAACTGGACAAAGGAGCAAGTGACCCAGTGGTTACTGCAGCACGTGAAGGTCGATGACAAAAAGGCAGAGAGGTTCCAAGAGGAGGATGTGTCCGGAGATTGCCTTGTTTGTTTCAGCGAGCAGGATTTTGTGGATATGGAGCTGAAAAAGGGTCCCGCTGGCAAGATCATGAAACAGCTACTTCGACTAAAAAATGAGGAGTCGGCGCTGCAGCCCGTCAGTCGCCCCTTCAGATGGTCCCTTAGGGACAAAAATAAGCAAGAAAGCACGAAGCCAAAGCCGTCGTCACGGGCGACAAAGAGTAAAGAAACTACGGAGGTAAAACTTCAGAATCATCTGCACTGCAGGTCAAATTAAATACAGATAGATGAGAGGTCCCACTGCAGCACTCTGTTCAATCCAGGTTAAGATTTGATGTTTCATTTTCTAATTTCTAATTTCTCATGCAGAATCCTGCCCCGCTGATCAGAAACACCCTGGATGAACTTTCTACAGAGGATCGCAAGTCTTTTAATTTCACGCTACAGCTTTACACTGCCTCGAAGTGTAAACCCATTCCTAAGGGCAAACTGGAAGGTAAGGACAGCATGGACATCGCCACATTAGTGACCAACCACTACGGACATGAGGAGGCTTTACGTATCACACGAGATATTCTTCAAACCATACATCAGTGTGAACTCGCTTCTAAACTGGTCAGATACACAGGTAAGAAAACTGAGGTACCTCCGACTCtctacatacacacatgctgtaTGTTTACACGTGTGTGTCAGAAGTGCAGCATGCATTCACTGCAGTGAAGCCTTCAGATTGATCCAGTCTGATTCTGTTTCGCTCGGTGTAACTTTACTGTTGGACTTTATAGAATTCTAATCATTAATCGCTTCATCTGTGAcctcatttaattatttatacaGATCAAGAGAAGCTCCGTTGCACATCttgtgatgatgaggaggacacagaggactCAGAGAAGTCAGACTCATCGTCTCGTTCCAGACGTAAACCcaagaaaggaaaagaacaaAATCGTTTCCGTTTCCAGATGAATATGAAAATAGACATGCCATGCTGTAAATGACCGTATTTAAAGTGGCAGCTGGACATTAAAAGAGGCTCAAATTTCTTCTTAGTGGATGACAATGACAAAGGACATTGATTTGAACTTGTCGTCAGACTTGTGATGTTCTTGAGCACCAAAAGCTCTCAGGAGTCTCTCCCACTGCTGTCCACATGGTGGCTGGATTTCACCATTTTGTTGTTtcctaaatgaaaagaaagaagaagatgaCAGTAGGTTTTTTCCAGATGGTTTGGGATCTTTCCAAATAGTCTTGAAAATGCTGATGTAATGTGAACTAAACTAATGTAAGTAAATGCTGTCAGGTCGCCTGATTAAAGTCTGACTACTTTTGTTTAAATCCTTTTAATTACATTTGAGGCACTTATTACATAACGCACGCTGTactgtcttcttctctttctttctgtttttatcttttcagtTTCTGTGTTATCTAATTGTGTATAGATGCAGTTAACATctcaacaaaaccaaaaaataccaaaaacaaaaagccacAACGTCTCAAGCATTAACAGGGTGCTTACACTGCACTCATAGTTGCACTGTGTATCAGAGGAAGTTAGGCTGTTACGGCATCAGGAGGAAACATGGACAAAGGAAGTGGCTTTTAAAATGTTCGTATTTTATGTTACATAGAGCCACATCTTCCCTATATCATAAAGCTGATACTGTATGATCTTCATATCACCATGTTTTAGTTTAATGGTTGCTTTGTGGGATTTAGGTTGGACTCATATGTCATAGCATGTAAAGCagtatgtgtgtctgcatgtgtgtgtgatgtactGTGGTTATACTCACTTATGGTGACATGAGCCAAACCCCTACATGGTCAGATACTGTCAAACAGCAAACTGcgttttaaatatattaaaaaattgtCCGTCGTCTCATCATGAACTGGGCTTAAAAGGATATAAAAAGAGACAATTTTTCTTTCAGAGGCCTGCAGGGTCCCTTGTCTCTCTGAACCATATTTTCCTGCTTTGTCTCAGTCAGGAAACGGATTATCATATAGAAACTTTTAGCTTCCTCTGTGAAACTCATAGCCACTGAAAGTTAACTGTGAGTGGTTTCTGTAAAGCAGGCCTAAGCATGAATAGCGGAAGACCCAGAGACATTTGCACTCCCAAGGTCCCCGACTCTATTGCAGGGCCGTGAACAGGGAGCCAAAGAGATTCATGTCAGCTGGTTTATAGACTGCTCTCCTTTGAAAAATAAAGAGATCCAAATTAAGGTGATACATTTTAACAAATCCAAATTTAAAATCAGCTCTGCCTAATTCAAGGGCTTATAAAAGCTATCCAGACCAGTTCATCCGTTTTTAtactgtttctgtcatttttacaATCTtggattttaatgatttttctttgttttaaatagttttaCCTTTTCCCACATTATTTGAATCTGAAAGAAAAGCCTGTACTGAGGGAATTAGGAGTAACAACTTGAGACATTTTTCTCTGAACCTTTATTTCTGGTGAGAAGACCACAAACACCAGAGAAAGGGGTTTTGTCTTCATAAGCTCACTGTAGGGCCCCCAAGGGATAAGCTGCAGTGCATCTCACACCACGCCAGCACACAGATGTAGACCAGCACACCTCATAGTGCATAGGGACCCTTCCCCGGGCCTTCCAGGAGAAGAGATAGGTGGACCTTTATAGCTGTTATGTTCTGTAGGCTAGGAGCGAATAAGAtagaattataattattactaAAATGCACTATTTTAGCTAACGGGTGAAATCAAATTAATGACCAAATTAAGAGGTGTAAACAAAACTTTTTGAACAAAGTTGATCAATTTGAGATCTAAATGATTTAAAACTTTCCTGAAGGGTTATCTAAGATGGAGGCATTTTTTGACAGGCTA is a window encoding:
- the LOC125896001 gene encoding uncharacterized protein LOC125896001; translation: MSQSTNESAPEIETWSKEDIHHWLMTEVKVPQSCADIFIKEEVSGEELVDYEKQNILDLGIKHGPAVKITSYLKSLKEGTQHKSQFPADVENWTKEQVTQWLLQHVKVDDKKAERFQEEDVSGDCLVCFSEQDFVDMELKKGPAGKIMKQLLRLKNEESALQPVSRPFRWSLRDKNKQESTKPKPSSRATKSKETTENPAPLIRNTLDELSTEDRKSFNFTLQLYTASKCKPIPKGKLEGKDSMDIATLVTNHYGHEEALRITRDILQTIHQCELASKLVRYTDQEKLRCTSCDDEEDTEDSEKSDSSSRSRRKPKKGKEQNRFRFQMNMKIDMPCCK